The Limnochorda sp. LNt genome includes a region encoding these proteins:
- a CDS encoding tetratricopeptide repeat protein, with protein sequence MTAQGDGRGARARRVSRRGAGLLALVVVSAWALLWVGVRAAPSPPAGTAGTPWLASALEDLARGRTESAIGKLRLARWNAPDDPEAPILLAWVHGSRGEWDQAAELGASLPLESMDPSSRLAAQGLLAMAYHATGRLPMAARAYGALLEQAPAAVLALEGLGELALAAARDEQQGARLSQAWPASPAPASSEAWRATAEAHLRDAIARAPDRVDLYVLLASSLMESDRWDEAEELLRQALRVDFRAARVHFSLGQVYEHRGDRQAAISAYRRALEADPSFTPALLRLERLEPSRSDG encoded by the coding sequence ATGACGGCGCAAGGGGACGGCCGGGGCGCTCGGGCGAGGCGGGTGAGCCGACGCGGGGCGGGCCTGCTGGCGTTGGTGGTGGTCAGCGCCTGGGCGCTCCTCTGGGTAGGCGTCCGCGCGGCTCCCTCGCCGCCGGCCGGCACGGCCGGGACCCCGTGGCTCGCCTCGGCCCTGGAGGACCTGGCACGAGGGCGGACCGAGTCCGCGATCGGCAAGCTCCGCCTGGCACGATGGAATGCTCCCGACGATCCCGAGGCCCCCATCCTCCTCGCCTGGGTCCACGGGTCCCGCGGCGAGTGGGACCAGGCGGCGGAGCTGGGGGCATCGCTGCCTCTCGAGTCGATGGACCCGTCGAGCCGCCTGGCGGCCCAGGGGCTGCTGGCCATGGCCTACCATGCCACGGGCCGCCTGCCGATGGCGGCCCGAGCCTACGGGGCCCTCCTCGAGCAGGCCCCCGCCGCGGTCCTGGCCCTCGAGGGACTGGGCGAGCTGGCGCTCGCGGCCGCGCGCGACGAGCAGCAGGGCGCGCGGCTGTCGCAGGCATGGCCCGCCTCGCCGGCGCCGGCCTCATCGGAGGCCTGGCGGGCCACCGCCGAGGCGCACCTGCGGGATGCCATCGCAAGAGCCCCCGACCGGGTGGATCTCTACGTCCTGCTGGCCAGCAGCCTCATGGAGTCGGACCGCTGGGACGAGGCGGAGGAGCTGCTGAGGCAGGCCCTGCGGGTGGACTTCCGCGCGGCCCGCGTTCACTTCTCCCTGGGGCAGGTCTACGAGCATCGGGGCGACCGCCAGGCCGCCATCTCGGCCTACCGGCGAGCCCTGGAGGCCGACCCCTCCTTCACCCCCGCCTTGCTTCGCCTCGAGCGACTGGAGCCGAGCCGCTCCGACGGGTGA
- a CDS encoding dihydroorotate dehydrogenase has protein sequence MRDDLAIQLGPLRLRNPLVMASGTFGFGLDYRGLVEPDQVGAVVTKGLSLQPWVGHAPPRLVESPCGAINAIGLENPGVDLFVERLLPELVATGATVIANVVGKTQEEYAEVARRLEAAGGVAAVELNISCPNVKEGGVAFAASPVMAASVVRAVRAASRLPVFVKLAPMAADPVEVALACAAAGADGFTVANTYPALSIDVERGQPALTAEVGGLSGPAIRPLSVRLTARIWRATGLPIIGSGGVETARDALEYLMAGARAVAVGTATFYRPTAALEILEGLRDYVARQGLASLETLVGRAVGPPEETAADIEGQAAAYLERTGALLHGHFRLSSGLHSDRYVEKFRLLERPRVAEALVRLLAIACWDLRPEVVVGPATGGILLAYELARQLGVSRAFFTERVGGRMALRRGFSVAAGEAVLLVEDVITTGGSLMETAQAVQAAGGRIVGACSLIDRSGGRFRPPFPYRTLIRLDFETWDQAACPLCWQGVPIAEPGSRRIG, from the coding sequence GTGCGTGACGATCTGGCGATCCAGCTGGGGCCGCTGCGGCTGCGCAACCCCTTGGTGATGGCCTCGGGGACCTTCGGCTTCGGGCTCGACTACCGGGGGCTGGTCGAGCCCGACCAGGTGGGAGCCGTCGTCACCAAGGGCCTCAGCCTCCAACCCTGGGTGGGGCATGCACCCCCGCGGCTGGTCGAGAGCCCCTGTGGGGCCATCAACGCCATCGGCCTGGAGAACCCCGGGGTCGACCTCTTCGTCGAGCGGCTGCTGCCGGAGCTGGTGGCAACGGGTGCCACGGTCATCGCCAACGTCGTGGGCAAGACCCAGGAGGAGTACGCCGAGGTGGCCCGCCGGCTCGAGGCCGCCGGTGGGGTGGCGGCGGTCGAGCTCAACATCTCCTGCCCCAACGTCAAGGAGGGCGGGGTCGCCTTCGCCGCCTCGCCCGTCATGGCGGCCAGCGTCGTGCGGGCGGTGCGGGCGGCGTCACGGCTGCCCGTCTTCGTCAAGCTGGCGCCCATGGCGGCCGACCCCGTGGAGGTGGCCCTCGCGTGCGCGGCTGCCGGGGCCGACGGCTTCACCGTGGCCAACACCTATCCGGCCCTCTCCATCGACGTGGAGCGGGGGCAGCCCGCCTTGACCGCCGAGGTGGGCGGCCTCTCCGGCCCCGCCATCCGGCCCCTGTCGGTGCGGTTGACGGCTCGCATCTGGCGGGCGACGGGGCTGCCCATCATCGGCAGCGGGGGCGTGGAGACGGCCCGTGACGCGTTGGAGTACTTGATGGCAGGCGCTCGAGCCGTGGCGGTGGGGACGGCCACCTTCTACCGTCCCACCGCGGCGCTGGAGATCCTGGAGGGCCTGCGCGACTACGTGGCCCGACAGGGGCTGGCCAGCCTCGAGACGCTGGTGGGCAGGGCCGTGGGGCCCCCCGAGGAGACGGCCGCCGACATCGAGGGGCAGGCGGCGGCGTACCTGGAGCGCACGGGCGCGCTGCTGCACGGCCACTTTCGCCTGAGCTCGGGGCTCCACTCCGACCGGTACGTAGAGAAGTTCCGCCTGCTGGAGCGGCCCAGGGTGGCGGAGGCCCTGGTGCGGCTGCTGGCCATCGCCTGCTGGGACCTGCGCCCGGAGGTGGTGGTGGGACCGGCTACCGGCGGCATCCTGCTGGCCTACGAGCTGGCGCGCCAGCTGGGGGTCTCTCGGGCCTTCTTCACCGAGCGGGTCGGGGGTCGGATGGCGCTGCGACGAGGGTTTTCGGTCGCGGCGGGGGAGGCGGTGCTCCTGGTGGAGGACGTCATCACCACGGGCGGCTCCCTGATGGAGACCGCGCAGGCCGTCCAGGCCGCCGGCGGCCGGATCGTGGGTGCCTGCTCCCTCATCGATCGCAGCGGCGGCCGCTTCCGACCGCCCTTTCCGTACCGGACGCTGATCCGACTCGACTTCGAGACGTGGGACCAGGCGGCGTGCCCGTTGTGCTGGCAGGGCGTGCCCATCGCCGAGCCGGGCAGCCGGCGCATCGGGTAG
- the purH gene encoding bifunctional phosphoribosylaminoimidazolecarboxamide formyltransferase/IMP cyclohydrolase, protein MTSPTGNGVRRALMSVSDTQGLVELAGTLSQMGWEIWATDGTAAHLESGGVAVRRLAELTGHGTLLGGRVKSLHPAVFAGVLARADEADLTELERLGGVAFDWVVVNFYPFGAYVARGGDRPWDVRELVELIDIGGPALVRAAAKNHERVAVVTEPSQYATLLDELRRSPSGSLSPATRRRLAVAAFRLTAAYDALVAATLERVEAGEQAEPRLPEVLHLVAERWRLARYGENPHQSGAIYRIPWSGPSVPWGNVLQGKELSYNNVADASAALALIAELADRPAACAIKHGSPCGAAVADTVARAYERCYEADPVSIFGGVVALSRPVDAATAQLMERTFLEVVVAPSFEPDALAILAKKPRLRLIEVGPIEGRGRAPGWPTWEVRSVPGGLLVQTPDELDLVEEQLRTVTQTPVPDALWPDLRFAWRVVKHARSNAIVVAKEGQTLGIGAGQVNRIDAARQAIQRAGARAAGAVLASDGFFPFSDVVELAAEHGIGAIIQPGGSMRDHESVTAADRAGLPMVFTGVRHFRH, encoded by the coding sequence ATGACATCGCCGACGGGCAACGGCGTGCGCCGGGCGCTGATGAGCGTCTCCGACACGCAGGGCCTCGTGGAGCTGGCAGGGACGTTGTCGCAGATGGGGTGGGAGATCTGGGCCACCGACGGCACGGCCGCCCACCTGGAGTCGGGAGGCGTCGCCGTCCGGCGGCTCGCCGAGCTGACCGGGCACGGGACCCTGCTCGGCGGGCGGGTCAAGTCGTTGCATCCCGCCGTCTTCGCCGGGGTGCTGGCGCGAGCCGACGAGGCCGACCTGACGGAGCTGGAGCGGCTGGGGGGCGTGGCCTTCGACTGGGTGGTCGTCAACTTCTATCCCTTCGGGGCCTATGTGGCCCGTGGGGGTGACCGGCCCTGGGACGTGCGGGAGCTGGTGGAGCTCATCGACATCGGCGGGCCGGCCCTGGTGCGCGCGGCCGCCAAAAACCATGAGCGGGTCGCGGTCGTCACGGAGCCCTCGCAGTACGCCACGCTGCTCGACGAGTTGCGCCGATCGCCCTCGGGCAGCCTCAGCCCCGCGACCCGGCGCCGCCTGGCCGTGGCCGCCTTTCGCCTCACGGCGGCCTACGACGCCCTGGTGGCGGCGACCCTGGAGCGGGTCGAGGCGGGCGAGCAAGCGGAGCCCCGGCTGCCCGAGGTGCTCCACCTGGTGGCTGAGCGGTGGCGCCTGGCGCGCTACGGCGAAAACCCCCACCAGAGCGGCGCCATCTACCGCATCCCCTGGTCGGGCCCGTCGGTGCCCTGGGGCAACGTGCTGCAGGGCAAGGAGCTCTCTTACAACAACGTGGCCGATGCCTCGGCGGCCCTGGCGCTGATCGCCGAGCTGGCCGACCGCCCGGCGGCCTGCGCCATCAAACACGGGAGCCCCTGCGGCGCGGCGGTGGCCGATACGGTGGCCCGTGCCTACGAGCGCTGCTACGAGGCCGACCCCGTCTCCATCTTCGGCGGCGTGGTGGCCCTCAGCCGGCCCGTGGACGCGGCGACGGCCCAGCTCATGGAGCGCACCTTCCTCGAGGTGGTCGTGGCGCCCTCCTTCGAGCCCGATGCCCTGGCCATCCTGGCCAAGAAGCCCCGCCTGCGGCTCATCGAGGTGGGGCCCATCGAGGGCAGGGGGCGGGCGCCGGGCTGGCCCACCTGGGAGGTGCGCAGCGTGCCCGGAGGGCTCTTGGTGCAGACGCCCGACGAGCTGGACCTGGTGGAGGAGCAGTTGCGCACCGTCACCCAGACCCCGGTGCCCGACGCCTTGTGGCCCGACCTGCGCTTCGCCTGGCGCGTGGTCAAGCACGCCCGGTCCAACGCGATCGTGGTGGCCAAGGAGGGTCAGACCCTGGGCATCGGCGCAGGCCAGGTCAACCGCATCGACGCGGCACGTCAGGCCATCCAGCGCGCCGGGGCGCGGGCGGCGGGAGCCGTGCTGGCCTCCGATGGCTTCTTCCCCTTCTCGGACGTGGTGGAGCTGGCGGCCGAGCACGGGATCGGGGCCATCATCCAGCCCGGCGGGTCCATGCGGGACCACGAGTCCGTCACGGCCGCGGACCGGGCCGGGCTGCCGATGGTCTTCACCGGGGTGCGCCACTTCCGGCACTGA
- a CDS encoding Rqc2 family fibronectin-binding protein: MQLTPQRLAQLAQAIASSLAGAWVQRIYQPEASVLVFHLYGPGGERVLVADTTPGRLALGVVSGARPPNPLQPPAFCMLLRKHLEGSRLTGASAVPGDRVVLLRFRRASEPQAILALEMTGRTANVVLVVDGKVAGWLRAPGPQRALALHRPYAPPPPPPASPAARGPASGEEVPTLEAVGAWWAKRLCQDQVETRRRDLARRLEEQCRRLARRIARQEEDLQRAGEAERWRRAGELLLTFPHDVPPGATQVTLPPADRPTGEPPLTIELDPARSPAQNAAACFRRYQKARRAVAALEATLQEGRRRLEALQTLRVLVQTADDTDVLATLEAETEQLSEEPGHRRPPSAGERSRPASRARSQASRRTGDGMPVTRYRSSEGLEILVGRSAAANDHLTFHLARPEHLWLHARGLPGAHVVVRAEADQVGPVTLQEAAALAARYSAQGEAGVPVPVDYTRRRHVRKPPGAPPGFVVYDHERTVTVRPAPREGPLSAGSGAPR; the protein is encoded by the coding sequence ATGCAGCTCACACCGCAGCGTCTCGCGCAGCTGGCCCAAGCCATCGCCTCGAGCCTCGCCGGGGCCTGGGTTCAGCGCATCTACCAGCCGGAGGCGAGCGTGCTGGTCTTTCACCTGTACGGGCCCGGCGGCGAGAGGGTCCTGGTGGCCGATACGACGCCGGGGCGGCTGGCGCTGGGCGTGGTGAGCGGCGCTCGGCCGCCCAATCCGCTGCAGCCCCCCGCCTTCTGCATGCTCTTGCGCAAGCACCTGGAGGGCAGCCGCCTGACCGGCGCCTCGGCCGTGCCCGGCGATCGGGTGGTCCTGCTTCGCTTCCGGCGGGCGTCCGAGCCCCAGGCCATCCTGGCCCTGGAGATGACGGGCCGCACCGCCAACGTGGTCCTGGTCGTCGATGGAAAGGTGGCCGGCTGGCTGCGCGCGCCCGGACCCCAGCGCGCACTGGCCCTCCATCGGCCCTACGCCCCTCCCCCGCCGCCACCGGCGAGCCCCGCGGCGCGCGGGCCGGCGTCGGGGGAGGAGGTGCCCACCCTGGAGGCGGTGGGGGCGTGGTGGGCGAAGCGGCTTTGCCAGGACCAGGTCGAGACGCGCCGGCGTGACCTGGCCCGGCGGCTCGAGGAGCAGTGCCGCCGGCTGGCCCGTCGCATCGCGCGACAGGAGGAGGACCTGCAGCGTGCGGGCGAGGCCGAGCGCTGGCGCCGGGCCGGGGAGCTCCTGCTCACCTTCCCCCACGATGTGCCGCCGGGGGCGACGCAGGTGACCCTGCCGCCCGCCGACCGGCCCACGGGCGAGCCGCCCCTTACCATCGAGCTGGACCCCGCGCGGTCGCCCGCTCAAAACGCGGCCGCCTGCTTCCGCCGTTACCAGAAGGCCCGACGGGCCGTCGCCGCGCTGGAGGCGACCCTCCAGGAGGGCCGTCGTCGCCTCGAGGCCCTGCAGACCCTGCGGGTCCTGGTGCAGACAGCCGACGACACCGACGTGCTGGCGACCCTGGAAGCCGAGACAGAGCAGCTGTCGGAGGAGCCGGGGCACCGGCGGCCACCCAGCGCCGGAGAGAGGAGCCGCCCGGCCTCGAGGGCCCGGAGCCAGGCGTCTCGCCGCACCGGCGATGGCATGCCCGTCACCCGCTACCGGTCCTCCGAGGGCCTCGAGATCCTGGTGGGGCGGAGCGCGGCGGCCAACGATCACCTCACCTTCCACCTGGCGCGGCCCGAGCATCTCTGGCTGCATGCCCGGGGCCTGCCCGGCGCGCACGTGGTGGTGCGGGCCGAGGCCGACCAGGTGGGCCCCGTCACCCTGCAGGAGGCCGCGGCCCTGGCCGCGCGCTACAGCGCGCAGGGCGAGGCGGGCGTGCCGGTGCCGGTCGACTACACCCGTCGCCGGCACGTCCGCAAGCCACCCGGTGCTCCGCCCGGCTTCGTCGTCTACGACCACGAGCGCACCGTCACCGTGCGGCCGGCCCCCCGGGAGGGCCCCCTCAGTGCCGGAAGTGGCGCACCCCGGTGA